A single genomic interval of Melitaea cinxia chromosome 18, ilMelCinx1.1, whole genome shotgun sequence harbors:
- the LOC123662343 gene encoding UPF0692 protein CG33108: MCTIPPAPPPPPASIPTSNSSPPKLSDFSPTFNNNDICEWANREPQLWEVCAKNDICLHEAPFHYKYKHFESIMQVGPTCGLVALSMLLNGEVTPDELLDISKIDGYSNNGEMFSCNNMAKLAEKAISLAEIKNVDVYVKTGNLFSEEIILELLNGAILLIAYDADFNHSPCLRHGHTAHWALVCGIVVIKDPGDDYIADSSNIYVLCRHGKSRFLAAWTLNDLDKSNKNLWEFSPKKQEDGLKYVLPEGGIGEVNGLRDKFLLFKGL; the protein is encoded by the exons atgtGTACCATACCCCCAGCGCCGCCCCCACCACCGGCATCCATTCCGACCAGCAATAGTTCACCACCAAAATTATCAGATTTTTCGCCTACATTTAATAACAATGATATTTGCGAATGGGCCAACCGTGAACCCCAGCTATGGGAAGTTTGTGCTAAAAATGATATCTGTTTACATGAAGCTCCATTTcattacaaatacaaacatttcGAGTCAATTATGCAAGTAGGACCAACCTGTGGATTAGTTGCTCTATCCATGTTATTAAATGGAGAAGTCACGCCCGATGAACTTCTAGATATAAGTAAAATAGATGGTTATAGTAATAATGGAGAAATGTTCAGCTGTAACAACATGGCTAAGTTAGCTGAAAAGGCCATTAGTTTGGCGGAAATAAAAAACGTTGATGTTTATGTAAAGACTGGGAATCTATTTAGTGAAGAAATTATACTGGAATTATTAAATGGTGCTATTTTACTGATTGC ATATGATGCAGATTTCAATCATTCACCCTGCCTACGACACGGCCACACTGCTCACTGGGCTCTCGTCTGTGGTATAGTTGTAATAAAAGACCCCGGTGACGATTACATTGCTGATTCTAGTAATATATACGTCCTGTGTCGACATGGAAAATCAAGATTCCTTGCAGCTTGGACGTTGAACGATTTAGATAAAAGTAATAAGAATTTATGGGAATTTTCACCAAAGAAACAGGAGGACGGTTTGAAGTATGTGCTTCCCGAAGGTGGTATTGGGGAGGTAAATGGTTTGAGAGACaagtttttactatttaaaggCTTGTAA